The DNA segment TGCTCGGCGGCGAGGAGCTGGCGATCGTCTGGAAGCTGCGCCGGGTGCTGCACGCCCTCGACCAGCAGCAGGCCATCGAGCTGCTGCTGGACCGGATGAAGAAGACCCAGTCCAACGCGGAGTTCCTGCTCCAGATCCAGAAGACCACCCCGGCGCCGGGCAACAACGACTAGTCGGGGCCCCGCCGCCGTCCAGGGCCGCCCCCGCACTCCGGTGCGGGTGCGGCCCTGCACGCGTACCCCCGTACCCCCGCCCCGGCGGGCCGGGGAATAGCCGGGGGCCCACCCTCGTTTTGGGAGATACGGCCGGTCCTGGCAGACTGGTACGTCGGCCCCGGTTCACGGACGCGCAATCCGCGCGTGCGACCCGGTGCCCTCCCGAACCTAGGAGAAACCCTTGAAGCGCGACATCCACCCCCAGTACGTCGAGACGCAGGTCAGCTGCACCTGTGGCGCGTCGTTCACCACCCGCTCCACGCTGGACAGCGGCACCATCCGTGCCGAGGTCTGCTCCGAGTGCCACCCGTTCTACACGGGCAAGCAGAAGATCCTCGACACCGGTGGCCGTGTGGCCCGCTTCGAGGCCCGCTTCGGCAAGGGCGCCAAGGCCTCCGGCAAGTAGCGAGCCGTCCGCGCCGGTCCGCGACGCCCTCATCCGGGGGCGCCGTGGCCGGCGTTTTTTTCCGGTCCGGGACGGGGCCCGTATACCCCCGCCCCGGCAGGCAACCACCGGCCGGCAGGCACGACCAGCGAAGGAACCAGGAGCCGAGATGTTCGAGGCGGTCGAGGAACTGATCGGCGAGCACGCCGATCTCGAGAAGCAGCTCGCCGACCCCGCGGTCCACGCCGAC comes from the Streptomyces sp. NBC_00525 genome and includes:
- the rpmE gene encoding 50S ribosomal protein L31, coding for MKRDIHPQYVETQVSCTCGASFTTRSTLDSGTIRAEVCSECHPFYTGKQKILDTGGRVARFEARFGKGAKASGK